In one Bryobacteraceae bacterium genomic region, the following are encoded:
- a CDS encoding purine-nucleoside phosphorylase has product MKPFAGAADYVALRTTMRPRIGVVLGSGLGAFADTLGDAAAFPYHEIPGWPQSTAVGHAGRLVVGLHRGAPLAVMSGRAHLYEGHSIDKVVFGVRALAALGVRSIIFTNAAGGINLRYSQGALVLVSDHINLQGVNPLSGPNDDELGPRFPDMSDAYDPALRAIAHRAAASIGIQLNEGVYAGLLGPSYETPAEIRYLRAIGADLVGMSTVPEVIAARHMGVRCLAISCVTNMAAGVLPQKIHHGEVLETGARVRDTLVELIGRIVAEMAA; this is encoded by the coding sequence ATGAAGCCGTTCGCCGGCGCCGCCGACTACGTCGCCCTGCGAACCACCATGCGGCCCCGCATCGGCGTCGTCCTCGGCAGCGGCCTAGGCGCCTTCGCCGACACGCTCGGAGACGCCGCCGCGTTCCCCTACCACGAGATTCCCGGATGGCCGCAATCCACCGCCGTCGGCCACGCCGGCCGCCTCGTCGTCGGGTTGCATCGCGGCGCGCCGCTCGCCGTCATGAGCGGCCGCGCTCACCTATACGAAGGCCATTCCATCGACAAAGTCGTTTTCGGCGTCCGCGCCTTGGCCGCCCTCGGCGTCCGATCCATCATCTTCACCAACGCCGCCGGCGGCATCAATCTCCGCTACTCGCAAGGCGCGCTCGTGCTCGTCTCCGATCACATCAACCTCCAGGGCGTCAACCCTCTCTCCGGCCCCAACGACGACGAGTTGGGGCCCCGCTTCCCCGACATGTCCGACGCCTACGACCCCGCGCTCCGCGCCATCGCCCACCGCGCCGCCGCCTCCATCGGCATCCAGCTCAACGAAGGCGTTTACGCCGGCCTCCTCGGCCCCAGCTACGAAACGCCGGCCGAGATCCGTTACCTTCGCGCCATCGGCGCCGACCTCGTCGGCATGTCCACCGTTCCCGAAGTGATCGCCGCCCGCCACATGGGCGTCCGCTGCCTCGCCATTTCGTGCGTCACCAACATGGCCGCCGGCGTTCTTCCTCAGAAGATCCACCACGGCGAAGTGCTCGAAACCGGAGCTCGCGTCCGCGACACCCTCGTCGAACTCATCGGCCGCATCGTCGCGGAGATGGCCGCGTGA
- the cdd gene encoding cytidine deaminase, with the protein MTTARLIAAAFHARENARAPFSHFHVGAALEDSAGVIHAGCNIENASYGLTLCAERVAVFKALSEGAHSFRRIAVAAAGRQLAPPCGPCRQILWEFCGNLEVILVNPHGDTQTFLLGDLFPHPFDQNIFR; encoded by the coding sequence GTGACCACGGCCCGGCTGATCGCCGCCGCCTTCCACGCTCGCGAAAACGCCCGCGCTCCCTTCTCCCACTTCCACGTCGGCGCGGCTCTCGAAGACTCCGCCGGCGTCATCCACGCCGGCTGCAATATCGAAAACGCGTCATACGGACTCACCCTCTGCGCCGAGCGCGTCGCCGTCTTCAAAGCTCTCTCCGAAGGCGCCCATTCCTTCCGCCGCATCGCCGTCGCCGCCGCGGGCCGCCAACTCGCTCCCCCCTGCGGGCCCTGCCGCCAAATCCTCTGGGAGTTCTGTGGGAACCTGGAAGTGATCCTGGTCAACCCCCATGGCGATACGCAAACCTTCCTGTTGGGCGATCTCTTTCCGCACCCGTTCGATCAAAACATTTTTCGCTAG